In Lachancea thermotolerans CBS 6340 chromosome H complete sequence, a single genomic region encodes these proteins:
- the POL4 gene encoding DNA-directed DNA polymerase IV (similar to uniprot|P25615 Saccharomyces cerevisiae YCR014C POL4 Probable homolog of mammalian DNA polymerase beta may function in double-stranded DNA break repair DNA polymerase IV), whose protein sequence is MKLFSGLNFLVIPSLEPPRIQFLRGLIEENGGAVSESTLPGFIILVNDSFVSEYGELTKLELFQSEWDYTDTVWDAISSVRDVEAYRISWISVCLKQRRLIRNADLRISVALRDEEALESRHLTFEDEPEASTEVYTDSETDIGSFNPEGQSQEVTSLAKESIVNVSTGPVGREHCKEINANLIQFLEQLSAKFHRQGDKFRSRSYQLALQSIKKHGKPITSEEGALSLPNIGPSIASKIKLVLDVGSLPGLQLSTEREELLEYFMNCYGVGSHTARKWADGGARTFKDALKLFPSDFSWSILFGWKYYDDWTQRIPRQECAQHLKIVESVLQNVDPQARIVITGSYRRGAATCGDIDMVLYKQDCDSFDELSQILETVVLKLSETGYIVCPLNLNQHILHAMKPCINEVAEAAGLDSYSVTSFKGVLHKFYFGGRITDGQKTTSPLASYSSRLKEADQFLSGSCLENKCRRVDILLCRWAQLGGTMIYFTGNDDFNKSLRLRATKRGWKLSNNGLYQAAQVPGQGDTLLEAFSERRIMELLGVPWVPPEQRNIEGYI, encoded by the coding sequence ATGAAGCTGTTTAGTGggctcaacttcttggtgatTCCCTCACTCGAGCCACCACGGATCCAGTTTTTGAGGGGCctcattgaagaaaatggcGGGGCGGTTTCTGAATCAACCTTGCCTGGGTTTATAATCTTAGTGAATGACTCTTTCGTTAGTGAGTATGGGGAGCTCACAAAGCTCgagctcttccaaagcGAGTGGGACTATACAGATACGGTTTGGGATGCCATCTCTTCAGTCAGGGACGTTGAAGCTTACAGAATTAGTTGGATAAGCGTATGCCTGAAGCAACGCAGACTTATAAGAAACGCTGATTTGAGGATATCCGTCGCCTTACGTGACGAGGAAGCGTTAGAATCAAGACATTTAACATTTGAGGACGAGCCCGAAGCTTCAACAGAAGTTTATACTGATAGCGAAACAGACATAGGGTCATTCAACCCTGAGGGCCAGTCACAGGAAGTTACATCCTTAGCTAAAGAAAGTATCGTGAACGTTAGTACCGGACCAGTAGGAAGAGAACATTGCAAAGAAATAAATGCGAACTTGATCCAGTTTCTCGAGCAGTTATCAGCCAAGTTCCACCGTCAGGGGGACAAATTTAGGTCGCGATCATACCAGCTAGCTTTGCAATCCATCAAAAAGCATGGAAAACCGATTACGAGTGAAGAAGGAGCGTTGTCTTTGCCCAACATAGGACCGAGCATTGCTAGCAAGATCAAATTAGTATTGGATGTTGGAAGTCTGCCAGGTCTCCAGCTTTCCACGGAGCGCGAAGAACTCCTTGAGTACTTTATGAACTGCTATGGAGTGGGCTCTCATACGGCTCGCAAATGGGCTGATGGTGGAGCACGGACATTCAAAGATGCTCTAAAACTGTTTCCTTCTGATTTCTCGTGGAGTATACTCTTCGGATGGAAATACTACGATGACTGGACGCAGCGAATACCGAGGCAAGAATGTGCTCAGCATCTGAAAATAGTTGAGAGTGTGCTACAGAACGTTGATCCGCAAGCTCGAATAGTCATAACAGGCAGCTATAGGCGTGGTGCTGCAACGTGCGGCGACATAGATATGGTTTTGTACAAACAAGACTGCGATAGTTTCGATGAGTTATCTCAAATCTTGGAGACTGTGGTACTGAAGCTGAGCGAAACAGGTTATATCGTTTGCCCATTGAACCTTAACCAGCATATTTTACATGCAATGAAGCCCTGTATTAACGAAGTGGCAGAGGCTGCTGGACTAGATTCATATTCTGTCACATCCTTCAAAGGAGTTCTTCACAAATTCTACTTTGGCGGTAGGATTACTGATGGCCAGAAAACTACATCTCCGCTGGCCTCTTACAGTTCGCGACTTAAAGAGGCCGATCAATTCTTGTCCGGCAGTTGCCTAGAAAACAAGTGTCGCAGAGTAGATATCTTGCTGTGCCGCTGGGCCCAGCTAGGCGGCACCATGATATATTTCACAGGGAACGATGACTTTAATAAGAGCTTGAGACTGAGAGCCACTAAGCGGGGTTGGAAGCTTAGCAACAACGGGTTGTACCAAGCAGCCCAGGTTCCAGGTCAAGGCGACACTCTTCTGGAGGCATTCAGTGAACGGAGAATCATGGAGTTGCTTGGAGTGCCGTGGGTACCTCCAGAGCAAAGAAATATTGAAGGTTACATTTGA